In Leifsonia sp. ZF2019, a genomic segment contains:
- a CDS encoding alpha/beta fold hydrolase, translating into MKLFVTKLPALNPAGRKGTVVFNSGGPGNEAASMPGKLVTGSDMFGTALKDMRSDYDLIGLDLRGTGLSSRLDCSIEVTDTTLEDPKQAKRQETKDNAALARKCFESDAAMVKSLNLQTGSRDLDTLREALEEEKISYYGVSWGTALGVQYRSMFPGRVDRMVLDSVMPTVFDFTTISDADADIREANYERFLQFIAAGAAGYQLGDTPTEVNGRLLRLRDDLDALPLKTDLGLATGRTTVTNLMAAPEMAWERSAAWLSSLSAGIVPPAMKNPIDFETPPGGDDPDQTAGTKTLTLPAQVAYVCNDADGPRDFESAWSIYQRRLTGHPALGTRSQSADFYCIDWPEKTSGYTPRAVTTSTPLQLVGHRDEYVTAYRFAVDTQHLIGGDLLTVDDPIHAGAYTNKCASGALLAYFTTGTPSNMECAAEPIAALT; encoded by the coding sequence GTGAAGCTGTTTGTGACAAAACTGCCCGCTCTGAACCCTGCCGGACGCAAGGGTACTGTCGTATTCAACTCCGGTGGACCAGGTAATGAGGCGGCGAGCATGCCGGGCAAGCTGGTCACAGGGAGCGATATGTTCGGCACTGCGCTCAAGGACATGCGGTCAGATTATGACCTGATCGGGCTGGACCTGCGCGGGACGGGCCTGAGCAGTCGGCTGGACTGTTCAATCGAGGTGACTGACACGACTCTTGAGGATCCTAAACAGGCGAAAAGGCAGGAAACGAAAGACAACGCGGCGCTCGCGAGGAAGTGCTTCGAGTCCGATGCGGCCATGGTGAAGAGTTTGAACTTGCAGACTGGCTCCCGTGACCTTGACACCCTTCGTGAAGCATTAGAAGAGGAGAAGATCAGCTACTACGGCGTGTCCTGGGGCACAGCTCTCGGGGTGCAGTACCGATCCATGTTCCCGGGGCGAGTTGATCGGATGGTGTTGGATTCTGTGATGCCAACCGTGTTCGACTTCACCACAATCTCAGATGCGGATGCCGATATCCGGGAAGCAAATTATGAGCGCTTCTTGCAGTTCATTGCGGCAGGCGCCGCCGGCTACCAGCTCGGTGATACGCCAACCGAAGTCAACGGCCGGCTCCTCCGCCTTCGAGACGACCTGGACGCCCTCCCGCTCAAGACAGACCTCGGTCTCGCTACCGGTCGCACGACGGTGACGAATCTCATGGCTGCACCTGAGATGGCCTGGGAGCGGTCTGCCGCATGGCTATCCTCGTTGTCTGCAGGAATTGTTCCGCCCGCAATGAAGAACCCGATCGACTTCGAAACCCCACCAGGCGGCGATGACCCCGATCAGACAGCCGGCACAAAAACTCTGACCTTGCCAGCTCAGGTTGCCTATGTTTGTAACGATGCGGACGGCCCCCGAGATTTTGAAAGCGCATGGTCGATCTACCAGCGACGTCTGACCGGCCACCCTGCCTTGGGAACTAGGAGCCAGAGCGCAGACTTCTACTGCATCGATTGGCCCGAAAAAACATCCGGGTACACGCCCCGGGCGGTTACTACTAGCACACCCCTCCAACTCGTAGGCCACCGAGACGAATACGTCACCGCTTACAGATTCGCCGTCGACACGCAACACCTCATTGGCGGCGATCTGCTGACCGTCGATGACCCCATTCATGCAGGGGCCTATACCAACAAGTGCGCCTCCGGCGCCCTCCTTGCATATTTCACCACCGGCACACCATCCAACATGGAGTGCGCAGCAGAACCCATCGCGGCGCTGACATGA
- a CDS encoding S1 family peptidase, whose product MKRSFVGHRSWGACAAAAVLSLLVLSTSAPAIAAEDDPLERGTRIVGGTGAPEGQFPFMASIQMNGQHFCGGTLITPTTVMTAAHCAKDVDPAKLKVVVGRTVLSDASHGEEREVSGILVHPRFDWDLTKKSGYDLALLKLDRPVTDIQPVTLPTEGTDAFLLPGTTATVIGWGNTNPKNPDYPDRLRQVDVPILSAAECKINPAGINPDTDICAGVAGKSSCQGDSGGPLFKVFDGTVYQIGIVSRGVGCALQGAPTVYTSTSSKALWDTLFNQQAR is encoded by the coding sequence ATGAAGCGGTCATTTGTGGGGCACAGATCTTGGGGAGCGTGTGCTGCGGCAGCGGTCTTGAGCCTGTTGGTGTTGTCTACGTCGGCGCCGGCGATAGCGGCGGAAGATGATCCGCTGGAGCGTGGCACCCGAATTGTGGGTGGGACGGGAGCTCCGGAAGGGCAGTTCCCGTTCATGGCCTCGATTCAGATGAACGGTCAACACTTCTGTGGCGGAACGCTCATCACGCCAACCACGGTTATGACGGCCGCACATTGTGCTAAAGATGTTGATCCGGCGAAGCTCAAGGTGGTTGTGGGGCGGACGGTACTTTCTGACGCGAGCCATGGAGAAGAGCGGGAGGTGTCCGGGATCCTGGTTCATCCTCGCTTCGATTGGGACTTGACGAAGAAGAGTGGCTATGACTTGGCGCTGCTCAAGCTTGATAGGCCGGTGACGGACATCCAACCTGTCACCTTGCCCACGGAAGGGACTGACGCCTTCTTGCTGCCGGGAACTACAGCGACGGTCATCGGGTGGGGAAACACCAATCCAAAGAACCCGGATTATCCTGACCGGCTACGGCAGGTTGATGTCCCGATCTTGAGTGCCGCCGAATGCAAGATCAACCCGGCCGGGATCAATCCCGACACGGACATTTGTGCCGGCGTGGCAGGAAAGAGTTCGTGCCAAGGTGATAGCGGAGGGCCCCTCTTTAAGGTATTCGATGGAACGGTCTACCAGATCGGAATCGTTTCGCGAGGTGTCGGCTGCGCACTACAAGGCGCACCCACGGTGTACACCTCAACGAGCTCCAAAGCTCTATGGGACACACTCTTCAACCAACAAGCGAGGTGA
- a CDS encoding S1 family peptidase — protein MTISKLMAAVLVAAILPAACCAATPAEGRGTHTTPDTFIEGGKPAPDIPWAVQLWDESPRVPATFACTAEQISATWVITAKHCVVDKAPSSLSIYATNQYPPEGIVQPLRLDRVVTNANADVALLHLARRRALPQFPALVGSDHPYVGRRGLIYGFGKANGDSEASPQSLRVAVVSLDGTSWIGDENGVAIVVTGITGSARAGDSGGPLIDADAATLIGVLSSGSSSPGTNATAYYTSLYACRDWIRGIAGV, from the coding sequence ATGACCATTTCCAAGCTAATGGCAGCGGTCCTCGTTGCGGCAATACTCCCGGCCGCGTGCTGTGCGGCCACGCCCGCAGAGGGCCGCGGGACTCACACCACTCCAGACACTTTCATCGAAGGGGGCAAACCGGCCCCGGACATCCCCTGGGCGGTACAACTGTGGGATGAATCGCCCCGTGTCCCCGCCACATTCGCGTGCACTGCAGAGCAGATATCGGCTACATGGGTAATTACGGCCAAGCACTGCGTCGTAGACAAGGCGCCGTCGAGCCTATCGATCTACGCCACGAATCAATACCCTCCGGAGGGAATCGTCCAACCGCTCAGGCTCGACCGTGTAGTGACGAACGCCAACGCCGACGTTGCTCTCCTGCACCTCGCCCGGCGCCGCGCGTTGCCTCAATTCCCGGCTCTCGTTGGGTCCGACCACCCATACGTCGGCCGGCGCGGACTCATCTATGGCTTTGGAAAGGCAAATGGAGATTCCGAAGCTTCCCCCCAGTCCTTACGCGTCGCGGTCGTCTCACTCGACGGCACGTCGTGGATCGGCGACGAGAACGGAGTTGCCATCGTCGTGACCGGTATCACGGGCTCCGCCCGCGCCGGGGACTCCGGAGGGCCGTTGATCGACGCTGACGCCGCGACGCTCATCGGCGTTCTCTCCAGCGGATCATCTTCGCCGGGCACCAATGCGACGGCCTATTACACCAGCCTCTACGCCTGCCGGGACTGGATTCGCGGTATTGCTGGAGTGTAG
- a CDS encoding AAA family ATPase: MSVSGVLVVLRGNAGSGKSTVARLVQQRLPAGRCLVVSQDHLRRDMLREPDVLGANNAELLKTIAEWGLARGLLVVVEGILDVRRYQHTLERLRERSWASHFFAWDLSLEETIRRHGQRPKAAEFGEHKLRDWYHGWQPLAFAQEVRIDKSVSAEAAAALVLNRVNDSSGHG; the protein is encoded by the coding sequence GTGAGCGTTTCGGGTGTCCTTGTTGTGCTGCGTGGTAACGCGGGTTCCGGAAAGTCGACGGTAGCGCGACTGGTTCAGCAGCGGCTGCCCGCGGGCCGATGCCTTGTGGTCTCACAGGACCATCTCCGGCGAGATATGCTGCGCGAGCCAGACGTGCTGGGCGCAAACAATGCTGAGCTCCTCAAGACGATCGCTGAGTGGGGGCTCGCCCGAGGGCTGCTCGTGGTCGTGGAGGGCATTCTGGATGTGCGGCGTTATCAGCACACGCTGGAGCGCTTGCGAGAGAGGTCCTGGGCATCACATTTCTTTGCCTGGGATCTTTCCCTCGAGGAGACCATTCGACGTCACGGTCAGCGTCCAAAAGCGGCGGAATTCGGCGAGCACAAGCTGCGTGACTGGTATCACGGTTGGCAGCCGTTGGCCTTCGCACAGGAGGTCCGAATCGATAAGTCGGTTAGCGCCGAGGCAGCCGCCGCTCTCGTCCTGAACCGGGTAAACGACAGCTCCGGGCATGGCTGA
- a CDS encoding helix-turn-helix transcriptional regulator, producing the protein MSSDATSNALPTSWQPAGGYVGRPRLTSKLAQPRAVVAITAPAGAGKSALIREFAEGATEPVVTISAAGVDEADEIWLYVIRGLADIGLVAGVDETAAREHWMALIEGIDVGVVIAIDGVRQNAAFEADITRIGEKNNKVRFIVASRKSGAFDRLVLATDSELLTGADLELTSEEARRSIEERAGSPYEGLVTSMFPIRAKMLALSTRNGFDPDHDSDTGLLDYLLGLLPESYAEVMPELAVPTSVNAELVERITSMAQGADVLGAAEDVGLGAPSATGLGAHFVFNPAYRDELRLRLEGRSPNEFQRISRIASVWALDNEQPFEALRMAAASGDHYLLSRIVRSYWDVLLRYNGEETQAILEKMDSRTRSHFPAVPMALAIGYNARGHRSRALALLLPIVKSARKPPDDQDPIEQLWILGMLTSALRLTGRFKAAGNMALRACTVASRLKLADVDGMSEGFFRIFPHMALSILYSDDAAAAMNATETALRLLPPESAAWYHTMSIRAGIQALAGDMPSAARTLALTESVDHPPIRRSSYIGYLGQVARATIAAEARDYQAAEEALEQIAEHFATVEHWPITVALAASIRIRTGQSQVAIEQIEAAREPHAHPKTTASAYQALDRVEALAYLALGEMRSASSLIRVLPRGVVENDLIRSLHLLLTGNESDALLTLAPHRGKRYNPFIDSSVYALSAVSARQLGMPVHQELVAHARATLEVHQLSSPVAWQNSADRRWLLGEDTDDPFPALTDAFPYVRVAAVRLSKKEAYVLAALATADSREELAHQLHVSPNTIKTQLRSVYRKLDVSTREEALRKASELALLPEPPHAVENDPRPQPLPQVLLGSSQPRPAEGPGRERG; encoded by the coding sequence ATGTCCTCTGACGCAACGTCGAACGCACTTCCAACATCCTGGCAGCCCGCCGGCGGGTACGTAGGGCGTCCACGCTTGACATCGAAGCTTGCGCAGCCACGCGCGGTCGTTGCGATCACTGCACCAGCGGGGGCGGGAAAGAGCGCATTGATCCGCGAGTTCGCGGAAGGCGCGACCGAGCCCGTCGTCACTATCAGCGCGGCCGGGGTAGACGAAGCAGACGAGATCTGGCTGTATGTGATTCGGGGCCTCGCCGATATCGGACTTGTCGCCGGCGTCGATGAGACCGCGGCCCGTGAACACTGGATGGCCCTGATCGAAGGCATCGACGTGGGCGTCGTCATCGCCATCGATGGGGTCCGCCAGAACGCCGCCTTCGAGGCCGACATCACCCGAATCGGTGAAAAGAACAATAAGGTGCGCTTCATCGTGGCGTCGCGAAAGTCAGGAGCGTTCGATCGTCTCGTCCTCGCCACCGATAGCGAGCTTCTGACCGGAGCAGACCTCGAACTTACGTCAGAAGAAGCACGGCGTAGCATCGAAGAACGTGCGGGTTCGCCGTACGAAGGCCTGGTAACGTCGATGTTTCCGATTCGGGCGAAGATGCTCGCCCTGTCAACGCGCAATGGCTTCGACCCCGACCACGATTCGGACACCGGCCTCTTGGATTATCTTCTCGGTCTGCTCCCCGAATCCTACGCAGAAGTGATGCCAGAATTGGCTGTTCCCACAAGCGTGAATGCAGAGTTGGTCGAACGGATAACGAGCATGGCGCAAGGAGCCGATGTCTTGGGCGCCGCAGAGGACGTCGGATTGGGTGCGCCGAGCGCCACAGGCCTTGGCGCCCATTTTGTCTTCAACCCGGCGTACCGCGATGAGCTCCGGCTCAGGCTCGAAGGTCGCTCTCCGAACGAGTTTCAACGAATCAGCCGAATTGCGAGCGTGTGGGCGCTAGACAATGAGCAACCTTTCGAAGCGCTGAGAATGGCGGCCGCATCAGGCGACCACTATCTGTTATCGCGCATTGTTCGCAGTTATTGGGACGTCCTTCTTCGATACAACGGGGAAGAGACACAAGCGATCCTCGAGAAGATGGACTCACGAACGCGGTCTCACTTCCCGGCCGTTCCGATGGCGCTCGCTATCGGCTACAACGCTCGCGGCCACCGCTCGCGAGCTCTCGCTCTCCTCTTGCCGATCGTGAAGTCCGCGAGGAAGCCACCGGACGATCAGGATCCCATAGAGCAGCTGTGGATTCTCGGCATGCTCACGAGTGCTTTGCGCCTCACCGGCAGGTTCAAGGCGGCGGGGAACATGGCCTTGAGAGCCTGCACTGTCGCGAGCCGGCTGAAACTCGCTGACGTTGACGGCATGTCCGAGGGGTTCTTCCGAATCTTCCCGCATATGGCGCTCTCAATCCTCTACTCAGATGATGCCGCCGCAGCGATGAACGCTACCGAAACGGCGTTGCGGCTTCTTCCCCCCGAGTCGGCCGCGTGGTACCACACAATGAGTATTCGCGCAGGCATACAGGCACTCGCCGGCGATATGCCCAGCGCGGCGCGCACCCTGGCGCTGACCGAGTCCGTTGATCATCCGCCGATCAGGCGATCAAGCTACATCGGCTATCTCGGTCAAGTCGCCCGCGCAACGATCGCTGCGGAAGCCCGCGATTATCAGGCGGCCGAGGAAGCGTTGGAGCAGATCGCCGAGCACTTCGCCACCGTCGAGCACTGGCCGATCACCGTCGCCCTCGCTGCCTCGATTCGAATCCGCACGGGCCAATCGCAGGTCGCCATCGAGCAGATCGAGGCTGCTCGGGAGCCGCACGCTCACCCCAAGACTACAGCATCCGCATACCAGGCGCTCGATCGAGTCGAGGCCTTGGCATATCTGGCGCTTGGAGAGATGCGAAGCGCCTCATCCCTGATCCGCGTTCTCCCCCGCGGCGTGGTAGAGAACGATCTCATCCGCTCGTTGCATCTCCTGTTGACGGGCAACGAGAGCGATGCTCTGCTGACCTTGGCGCCCCACCGCGGCAAGCGATACAACCCCTTCATCGACAGCAGTGTCTACGCCCTCTCAGCCGTGAGCGCTCGCCAGCTCGGCATGCCGGTTCACCAGGAGTTGGTCGCTCACGCGCGGGCGACGCTGGAGGTGCACCAGTTATCGAGCCCTGTAGCGTGGCAGAACAGTGCCGATCGCCGCTGGCTCCTCGGCGAAGATACTGACGACCCATTCCCCGCGCTGACCGACGCCTTTCCCTATGTGCGCGTGGCTGCGGTCCGCCTGTCGAAGAAGGAGGCCTATGTGCTCGCAGCGCTCGCCACTGCCGATTCGCGCGAAGAGCTGGCCCATCAGCTGCATGTCTCTCCCAACACGATAAAAACGCAGTTGCGTTCGGTGTATCGCAAGCTCGACGTATCGACACGTGAGGAGGCACTGCGAAAGGCAAGCGAGCTCGCACTCCTCCCCGAGCCGCCACACGCGGTCGAGAACGATCCCCGCCCGCAACCGCTCCCTCAGGTGCTACTGGGGTCCAGTCAACCTCGTCCCGCAGAAGGTCCCGGCAGAGAAAGGGGATAA